AGCCTGGAGGCAACCGTAGCAAAGTTCGAAAGCCTGCTGCCCCTCTACCAGGACAAACTGGTACACGCAGTTTAATTAAAAAGTATCAACCCAACGAATAAATAAGCTAATGTTATCTAAAACCCAATTATTGCTGCCAGTATTAGCTGGTGCCCTGATGTTGCAATCCTGCAACAAAAAAGACGAGTTTTATACTTCGGCCGACGGCCTGACTTATAAGATTTATGAGAAGAACGAAAAAGGCGCTTACGAGAACAAAGGCGAAGTGGCCAAAGGCGACTCGACCGGTGCCAAAGTAGGCCAGGTGGTAACCATGCAGATGCTCTACAAAAATGAAGCAGACTCTGTTTTGTTCGACTCGCATACCCAGAAAGTGCCGTTGATGATCCCGGTAATGGAGCCTTCTTTTAAAGGTGGCCTGGAGAATGCCCTGATGATGATGTCGCCTGGCGATAGCGGTGTGTTCAAGATCAGCGCTGACTCGCTGTTTGCCAAAACATTTGGCGGCCAGCCGATGCCTCCGTTCATCAAGCCTGGTTCTAAAATGACCTTCTTTATCAAAGTAGACAAAGTACAGTCGCAGCAGGAGGCCATGGCCGACCAGCAGAAGATCATGCAGGAGCAGATGGTTGCCTCGCAGGCACATGCCAAAGAGCAGCTGAAGATCGACGATGCCAAGATCCAGCAGTACCTCAAAGAAAAGAACCTGGCAAACGCTAAAAAGACCGATGCCGGCGTTTATTACATTGTAACCGAGCCAGGCAAAGGCGCTGACGCCACTGCCGGCGACAAAGTAACCGTACACTACAAGCTTTCTTTCCTGGATGGCAAAGAGCTGGAATCATCGTACAAAGGTGGTCAGCCGTTCTCTTTCACGCTGGGCCAGGGCCAGGTAATACCAGGCTGGGACGAGGCGCTTCAGAAACTCAACAAAGGCAGCAAAGCCATTCTGCTCATCCCGTCTCCGCTGGCTTACGGCGAGCAGGACCGCGGACCGGAAATGCCCGGCAACTCTATCCTGCGTTTCGACGTGGAGCTTGTTGACGTGCAGAAATAACGAATCCTTTAAATACCGTTTACCATGTCCTTCCCATTCATCAACCTGCAAAACGTAAAAGCAAGCTCCCTGCTAAAGGCGCTTCTTTTCCTGGTGCTCTCGGTTTCGTTTGCTTCCTGCGGCGACACGGTAGACCCGTATACGTTTGACGTAGAGGGCCAGAAAAAGCTCGACGAGCAGACGATCCGCCAGTATTTCCGCCTCAACAAAGTGGATACCACCGCTGTGGTGCGTACCAGCAGCGGCTTATACTACCTGAACGATGTGCCCGGCACAGGCGTGCAGATAAAAGCCGGAGACGAAGTAGAGGTACACTACATTGGTAAATTTGTGAACAACGCCACCTTCGACTCATCTTATGACCGGGGAGATTCCTTTTCGTTTGTAGTGGGTGCCGGCCAGGTAATAAAAGGCTGGGACGAAGGCCTGCAGCTGATGAAAGTCGGCGAAGAGGCCCACTTGTTTATCCCCTCACACCTGGGCTATGGCCCACGCGGGCGAGGTTCCGTACCGCCAAGTGCCGTACTGATATTCGAGATCAAGGCGATCAGTGTAAAATAGCTACCTGCTATACCTGTAAAACAACAAAGGGCGATACGGAAGTGTCGCCCTTTGTTGTTTTATACTTTGCCGCTTTATACTTCCTTTATTCCGCCAGCACCTCCGACAGGATGGCCAGCGATTTTATTTCGCCTAACCGGTCTACGTGCAGCTGGTAATAGCGGATGAGCACCGCCAGTAGTTCGCGGCGCACTTTGCCGTTCGGAATGCCGGCCTGCTCCGGCTGGCGCAGCAGCTGATCGAAATAGTCTTCGTACGCCTGCATGGCCAGCATGGTCGGGGCCGACGTAGCACTCTGGGCATTGGCTGTAAAGGCTACCTGCTCCACAATTTCGGCGCCCGAGCTTGGCCCAAAACCCAGGTGGGAGCTGAGCTGCAACAGAAACACCAGGTGGAAGTTCTCATACCCCTGCCGCTGCTCATCAAAAAAGATGATGGCATTATACAGGAAATGAAACAGGGCTGGGTTCTCCTCCTCCTCCTTCACCGTGCGCGACACCATCTCGGAGAGAAATAACAGGATGCTGCTCTTGCGGATATCGAACGGGATAGTAGAAAAGGCATAAGCCGATTTATACTCTGAGATGCGCGTAATACCGCCTTTGTGCGAAGTATAGACCACCATGTCGAGCAGGGTGAACGGCTGGAACAGGGCCATGCGCGAGCCGCTTCCTTTTTTGCGCACGCTGTTTACAATATACGACTGCACGCCTAGTGCCTCGGTGTATACTTTGGTGATGATGGATGACTCCCGGAACCGGATATAGTTGAGGACAACGCCCCTAGTTTTGACCAGCATAAGTGATTAGACGCAAGTATAAGTCAATTGGATGTCCTGTTTTTGTTGAAGAACTTCTGGACAAAGGACTCAGGACAAATAACGTTATTTAGTTAGATATAAATCGAAAGGTAACTTGATATGCGGCAATATTATCCCGCTTTGAAGGGGGATGTTTATACTTGCGGCCATACATGCAGAGAGATCATGTAGCACGCGTTTTAAACTTCAGTACAGAGCTGCATTTGCAACTGCTTTTTATCCCCTTACCCCCTTCAAAGCGGGACTCGTTTTGCACAAGCATTCTCTCAACGCATACTTCTGTTATACTTCCCCGGCACCTTGCAAGTAGGGCTTAGTGGCTATTTTCATACCTGGTTACTCCAGCACCGCTATTTTGGTGATACACGCGTGGCCGCCTTTCCCGTCCGAGCTCATCACCAGGTATACGCCGGCTTTTACACGCTTGCCGTTGTAATCGCGCACATCCCAGGCCAAAGTGCCGCCGGTAGCATGCGTTTTATACACCAGCGTGCCCGTAATATCGGTAATACGCACATCGGCATTGTTGGGCAAGCCCGAGACACCCACCATACCTGTGTAATCGCGGCGCACCGGGTTTGGGAACACGTAGGCACAGGCAGGGGGGTTTTCGGTGATAGTGGCTTCGGCGCGGTACGAGGCAATGCCAGCATCAGTGGCTACAAACACTTCGCCGGACTGGTGCTCTACCGTTACCGACTGCACCTTATCGGAAGGCAACGGGCTATTCTGGGTTGTAAAATGCCGGATCAACTCATCACCGTCGGGGCTGAAAAGCCAGAGGCCGTTGTCGGTGCCCATCCATTTGCGGTTGGCACCGTCCACGGCTATACTTCGCACCACCTGTCCGTCCAGCAGCGGCCGGCGCGCAATAATTGGGATACGGGCATCGTAGGGCTGCGTCTCAAAAACAAAGCCCGGGTTATAGTATACGCCCACGCCGTTGCCGGTACCTACCCAGATATAGCCCATCAGATCTTTGGCTATACTATACACAGCGCCATCGGGCAGGCCGCCGTTCCCCTCCCCCACTGAAAGCGTACGCACGCGGTTCTCTTTTTCATCAAAAACCACCAGTCCGGTGCGGGTATTCCGGTAACGGGCAATTGAAAGCCACTTCACGCCAAAATCATCCACCAGCACCTGTTCCAGGTTGGTGCCGTCGGGCACGCCCGGCAGCGTAAAAGATTGCCAGGTAGCATCGGGGTGCAGCACATGCAGGCCCGGCACTTTGGGCAGCTGGTTCCGGTCCACGACCCATACGTTTGCATCCTGATCTACCGCCACGCCCGTAATGCGCACACCGTCTGCTGTTCCATTGGAAGCCAGCAGTGGGCTGTTGGTTTTATCGTAGCGTTTGTTCTGCTTTAGGCCGCCCCAAGCAAGCAGGCCATTGCCATAGCTCCCAATGTATAATTTGCCGGTACCCGGGTTATAGACAGCATCCACCAGATCCGTGGCCGGTGCCAGGTCCTTAGGTTCAGGATATAAGAAGGAATTATAGTTCTGCCAGGTGCCACTGGCATATTCGTAAATGCCATTGCGGTTGCCGAGGGGCAGGTAGTTCTGATCATAGCCGCCACTCAGCGCATACACCTTTCCGGCGGCAGCATACACCCGGAAAACATCGCTGGCAAAGGGGCCGTTCGGTGCAAAGGCGGTGGCATTTCCGTTCAGGTCCAGGCGCACCAAGCCGTGGCTTGCGTCTGCTACCCATACTTTCCCGTCAGCTCCGGCCACCGCTGCCTGCGGGCTTTTTAACAGGTCAGATGCTAATGTTACCCGCTTCCCGTCAGGCTGCAATACCGTCACACTGCTGGCGCCGGTAACTACCAGGTAGCCAGCCCCGGCTGAAACGTTTGCCATAGCTGTGCCCAGCGTTGCCACCGGCTCCCACTGCTTGCTGCTAAGCGCGTACACGCCTTGTGCATTGGTGCCTGCATAAAGAACCTGGTTATAGATGGCGAAGCTGTTAACCTGCGCCGCTGCGGCAAGGCCGTTATTCAGGGGATTCCAGCTACGAAAATCCTGCAGGTTTGTACCCGAGAGCTGTGCGGCCAGTATACCTGCGCCGGTGGCCAGGTACAGGCTATCGTTGCGGATGGCGGCCGCCTGCACGTTTACTGCCGTGCCCCCGGGCCCCAGGTTACTGTACGTTTCCCGGACTTCCAGCTGCTGTAAATCCAGCACCACCACCCCGAACGAGCAGGACAGATAGGCCAGTTTGTTGTGCACTAGTATGCTGTTGATGGCCTTGGGGCCCGAAATGGCTTTGCGGTAAATGTCGCTGATGTTGCTGATCTCGTTTCCACGCAGCAGGTCGATGCTGGTGCTCTTGTAAGCAATGATGAGCGTGCCCGTGGCTTCATCATACTGGATGGCGCTGATCTGCTGCTCGTGCAAACCGTCTGTTTTTGTGATGGGCTGCGTGGCGTTGAATTCTTTGTCGTAGTAGAAAAGCCCCTGCTGGGCGGCCAGGTATACTTTATCGCCGGCGTAGGCTACAGCTTTGCCTTGTTGGTAGGGCACATGCAGCTGCCAGGAGCCAAGCGGCAGGCGGCTCTGCGCCAGCACCCGCTGCCCCCACAAAAGCCCGGATAGCCCCAGCACCAGTTGCAGCAGCACCGGTAGTTTTTTAAGCTGAAGCAGGAGGATGCTTTTCACGGGGCGGTGGTCAGTTTACTTCTTACCCCTGAGGCCTTCCTGAAAACAGTGGCGGCAGCGGGCTTCATACGAGTCGGTTTCGCCCAGCAGCACCTGTGCTTCAGAAGCAGCGCTACGGAACGAGTAGGTGGCAATATCGCCGCACTGCACACAAATGGCGTGCACTTTGGTTACGTACTCAGCCACGGCCATCAGGGCAGGCATCGGCCCGAAGGGGTTACCAAGGTAATCCATATCCAGGCCGGCCACAATCACGCGTACGCCGCTGTTGGCCAGCTTTACGCATACTTCGGCCAGGCCATCGTCGAAAAACTGAGCTTCATCTATCCCCACTACATCGCAGCTGCCGCCCAACAGCAGCATATCCTGGGCAAAATCAATGGGCGTAGAGCGGATGGCATTGTCGTTGTGTGATACCACATCCAGGTCGTGGTAACGCTTGTCGATGGTAGGTTTAAAGATCTCCACTTTCTGCCTGGCGATCTTGGCACGGTTCAGCCGCCTGATCAACTCTTCGGTTTTCCCCGAAAACATCGACCCGCAGATCACTTCTATCCATCCTCTCCTGTGGGCGTGGCTTTTATTGCCTACGCGGGGTTCTATAAACATTTAATTTGGTATATGGCTTAATGGCTGGTTGTTGGTTGTTGGTTGTTAAATTGTTGAATTGTTAAATGGTTGGTTGATTAAATTGCTGGATGATCATCCTCAACACTTTCTAGCTCCTTACCTTTCTAACTTTCTAACTCTTTAACTTTCTAACTATACTTGAGGTGTGGCAATTGCGTTTGTTTCGGCACGCGGCCGCTCGCATTGCCGCTCTCTAATGTACACTGGCACGTCAATCGCTCGTTATCTTTCAGGCGGCCTTTCTCACGGTAGCGGCGTTCGCTGTCCGTAAGCGGGCTGAAATGCGCCAGGCCTTCCTTTACGATGATGCGGCAGGTAGTGCAGCGGCCTTTGCCTCCGCAGGCGTGCATCCAGTCGA
This window of the Pontibacter liquoris genome carries:
- a CDS encoding FKBP-type peptidyl-prolyl cis-trans isomerase, coding for MSFPFINLQNVKASSLLKALLFLVLSVSFASCGDTVDPYTFDVEGQKKLDEQTIRQYFRLNKVDTTAVVRTSSGLYYLNDVPGTGVQIKAGDEVEVHYIGKFVNNATFDSSYDRGDSFSFVVGAGQVIKGWDEGLQLMKVGEEAHLFIPSHLGYGPRGRGSVPPSAVLIFEIKAISVK
- a CDS encoding 2Fe-2S iron-sulfur cluster-binding protein, which encodes MPKLLVQNLGGRQITVEPGQTLLRAIQAQGIDWMHACGGKGRCTTCRIIVKEGLAHFSPLTDSERRYREKGRLKDNERLTCQCTLESGNASGRVPKQTQLPHLKYS
- a CDS encoding thymidine kinase, yielding MFIEPRVGNKSHAHRRGWIEVICGSMFSGKTEELIRRLNRAKIARQKVEIFKPTIDKRYHDLDVVSHNDNAIRSTPIDFAQDMLLLGGSCDVVGIDEAQFFDDGLAEVCVKLANSGVRVIVAGLDMDYLGNPFGPMPALMAVAEYVTKVHAICVQCGDIATYSFRSAASEAQVLLGETDSYEARCRHCFQEGLRGKK
- the recO gene encoding DNA repair protein RecO, with protein sequence MLVKTRGVVLNYIRFRESSIITKVYTEALGVQSYIVNSVRKKGSGSRMALFQPFTLLDMVVYTSHKGGITRISEYKSAYAFSTIPFDIRKSSILLFLSEMVSRTVKEEEENPALFHFLYNAIIFFDEQRQGYENFHLVFLLQLSSHLGFGPSSGAEIVEQVAFTANAQSATSAPTMLAMQAYEDYFDQLLRQPEQAGIPNGKVRRELLAVLIRYYQLHVDRLGEIKSLAILSEVLAE
- a CDS encoding FKBP-type peptidyl-prolyl cis-trans isomerase, translating into MLQSCNKKDEFYTSADGLTYKIYEKNEKGAYENKGEVAKGDSTGAKVGQVVTMQMLYKNEADSVLFDSHTQKVPLMIPVMEPSFKGGLENALMMMSPGDSGVFKISADSLFAKTFGGQPMPPFIKPGSKMTFFIKVDKVQSQQEAMADQQKIMQEQMVASQAHAKEQLKIDDAKIQQYLKEKNLANAKKTDAGVYYIVTEPGKGADATAGDKVTVHYKLSFLDGKELESSYKGGQPFSFTLGQGQVIPGWDEALQKLNKGSKAILLIPSPLAYGEQDRGPEMPGNSILRFDVELVDVQK
- a CDS encoding T9SS type A sorting domain-containing protein yields the protein MKSILLLQLKKLPVLLQLVLGLSGLLWGQRVLAQSRLPLGSWQLHVPYQQGKAVAYAGDKVYLAAQQGLFYYDKEFNATQPITKTDGLHEQQISAIQYDEATGTLIIAYKSTSIDLLRGNEISNISDIYRKAISGPKAINSILVHNKLAYLSCSFGVVVLDLQQLEVRETYSNLGPGGTAVNVQAAAIRNDSLYLATGAGILAAQLSGTNLQDFRSWNPLNNGLAAAAQVNSFAIYNQVLYAGTNAQGVYALSSKQWEPVATLGTAMANVSAGAGYLVVTGASSVTVLQPDGKRVTLASDLLKSPQAAVAGADGKVWVADASHGLVRLDLNGNATAFAPNGPFASDVFRVYAAAGKVYALSGGYDQNYLPLGNRNGIYEYASGTWQNYNSFLYPEPKDLAPATDLVDAVYNPGTGKLYIGSYGNGLLAWGGLKQNKRYDKTNSPLLASNGTADGVRITGVAVDQDANVWVVDRNQLPKVPGLHVLHPDATWQSFTLPGVPDGTNLEQVLVDDFGVKWLSIARYRNTRTGLVVFDEKENRVRTLSVGEGNGGLPDGAVYSIAKDLMGYIWVGTGNGVGVYYNPGFVFETQPYDARIPIIARRPLLDGQVVRSIAVDGANRKWMGTDNGLWLFSPDGDELIRHFTTQNSPLPSDKVQSVTVEHQSGEVFVATDAGIASYRAEATITENPPACAYVFPNPVRRDYTGMVGVSGLPNNADVRITDITGTLVYKTHATGGTLAWDVRDYNGKRVKAGVYLVMSSDGKGGHACITKIAVLE